The window GAGGCGTCGCCCGTGGTCAGGGGCGGTACGGTCACCGCGTCCCCGGGGCCGTGGCACAGCAGGGGCGGCACCGCGTCCGCCCGGGTGGAGCCCCACTCCTCCCAGGCCAGCAGGGAGGGCAGCCGCTGGGCGGTGCCGGGGGCGGTGAACAGCAGCACGCGGCCCCGGAACGCGGCGACGGGGCCCGAACCCGGCCCCTCGTCCCACAGCCGGTCCAGCATGCGGCGGCCGAAGACCGCGGGTGCGCTCACCACGTCGAAGGCCGTGCCGCAGGGCAGGACGACCGGGGCGTCCGGGCGCTCCTCCCACAGGGCCAGGGTGCTGCGGGGGTACGTGCTCGCCGAGGCCATCCAGGCGATGCCGTCGCCGGT of the Streptomyces sp. 1222.5 genome contains:
- a CDS encoding bifunctional DNA primase/polymerase, translating into MSSTPNVTRATGDGIAWMASASTYPRSTLALWEERPDAPVVLPCGTAFDVVSAPAVFGRRMLDRLWDEGPGSGPVAAFRGRVLLFTAPGTAQRLPSLLAWEEWGSTRADAVPPLLCHGPGDAVTVPPLTTGDASGSARWLVAPDTRHPWLPGPEIALWAAVRAARAAVRISIFPPADQDAKVYDVSRRR